One Deltaproteobacteria bacterium DNA window includes the following coding sequences:
- a CDS encoding sugar kinase, with the protein MSIVVVGSVAYDTLATPYGRRERVLGGSASYFSLAASFFTPVRVVAVVGDDFDSADEALLAGKGIDLSGLSRAPGPTFHWTGEYHDDMNTAHTLDTRLGVFADFAPKLSEAHRGSPFVFLANIDPKLQGAVLDQMISPRIVAMDTMNYWITSALPGLRRTLARVDVLLVNDGEAKLLSGASNVMTAARRIREMGPRSVCIKRGEYGVIVFHEAGMFAVPAYPLETVVDPTGAGDSFGGAFLGYLASRGEATMDAMRTAAVYGSTVASFACEDFSVGPLVRLTRADIEERFELFRELTRF; encoded by the coding sequence ATGAGTATCGTGGTCGTGGGATCGGTGGCGTACGACACGCTCGCCACGCCGTATGGACGGCGTGAACGCGTGCTGGGCGGATCGGCGAGTTACTTTTCGCTCGCCGCGTCGTTCTTCACCCCCGTGCGCGTGGTGGCGGTTGTCGGCGACGACTTCGATTCCGCCGACGAGGCACTGCTCGCCGGAAAAGGCATCGACCTGTCGGGACTCTCGCGCGCGCCGGGGCCGACCTTTCATTGGACCGGCGAATACCACGACGATATGAACACGGCGCATACCCTCGACACGCGACTCGGCGTCTTCGCCGATTTTGCGCCGAAACTGTCCGAGGCGCACCGCGGATCGCCCTTCGTATTCCTCGCCAACATCGACCCGAAGCTACAAGGGGCCGTGCTCGACCAGATGATCTCGCCGCGAATCGTCGCCATGGACACGATGAACTACTGGATCACGAGCGCCCTGCCCGGGCTGCGGCGCACGCTGGCGCGGGTGGATGTGCTGCTCGTCAACGACGGCGAAGCGAAACTGCTGTCGGGTGCGTCGAACGTGATGACGGCCGCGCGGCGCATCCGCGAGATGGGCCCGCGCTCCGTGTGCATCAAGCGCGGAGAATACGGCGTCATCGTGTTCCACGAGGCGGGCATGTTCGCCGTTCCCGCCTACCCGCTCGAAACCGTCGTCGATCCCACGGGCGCGGGCGACAGCTTCGGCGGGGCATTCCTCGGCTATCTCGCGTCGCGCGGCGAGGCGACGATGGACGCGATGCGAACGGCGGCGGTGTACGGCTCCACCGTCGCGAGCTTCGCCTGCGAGGACTTCTCCGTGGGCCCCCTCGTGCGCCTGACACGCGCCGACATCGAGGAGCGTTTTGAACTGTTCCGCGAACTGACGCGATTTTAA
- a CDS encoding ankyrin repeat domain-containing protein, with protein MGLFDAILGNKCHNCGARVRVPLVAFGMMWVCPDCAPKMEKEREARRLENERLRREEREEARSREAQVAAEKAAADRRRRAEDLHAACAAGERDAVLRHLASGADVNERDWNGRTPLMMTAFGADVEMLKLLAGKGADLNAQNASGWTALHYAAAAGRAENARVLVEAGAARDIATSDGKGAAQLARDKGHDETAASIEQ; from the coding sequence ATGGGGCTGTTCGACGCGATCCTCGGGAACAAGTGCCACAACTGCGGGGCGCGCGTGCGCGTGCCGCTCGTCGCATTCGGCATGATGTGGGTGTGCCCGGACTGCGCGCCGAAGATGGAAAAGGAACGCGAGGCGCGCCGCCTGGAAAACGAACGGCTTCGCCGGGAAGAGCGGGAAGAAGCCCGCTCCCGCGAGGCGCAGGTCGCCGCCGAAAAGGCCGCCGCCGATCGCCGACGCCGGGCGGAGGATCTCCACGCCGCGTGCGCGGCGGGCGAACGCGATGCCGTTTTGCGCCACCTCGCGTCCGGAGCGGACGTCAACGAGCGCGACTGGAACGGACGCACGCCGCTCATGATGACGGCATTCGGCGCGGACGTGGAAATGCTGAAGCTGCTGGCGGGCAAGGGCGCGGATCTGAATGCGCAAAACGCGTCGGGCTGGACGGCGCTGCATTACGCGGCCGCGGCAGGACGAGCCGAGAACGCGCGCGTACTGGTCGAGGCCGGCGCGGCGCGCGACATCGCCACGTCCGACGGGAAAGGCGCGGCGCAACTCGCGCGGGACAAGGGCCACGACGAGACCGCCGCGTCCATCGAGCAATAA
- a CDS encoding transposase, with the protein MVGLHFLKHTFNESDESMCAKWVENAYWQAFCGFEYFQHELPLHPTSLVKWRKRIGPERMETLLAAILDTGKRAGEVK; encoded by the coding sequence ATGGTCGGGCTGCATTTCCTCAAGCACACCTTCAACGAGTCCGACGAATCGATGTGCGCTAAGTGGGTCGAGAACGCGTACTGGCAAGCCTTCTGCGGGTTCGAGTACTTCCAGCACGAGCTGCCGCTGCATCCGACGTCGCTGGTGAAGTGGCGAAAGCGCATCGGGCCGGAGCGAATGGAAACGCTTCTTGCCGCGATCCTCGACACCGGGAAGCGCGCCGGCGAAGTGAAAG